A genomic window from Ananas comosus cultivar F153 linkage group 22, ASM154086v1, whole genome shotgun sequence includes:
- the LOC109727513 gene encoding cytochrome P450 89A2-like, which produces MDSWILFLSILLALTLSILLLLTNHHKNQNQKQQQPQQQQLQDENQNQQQQQQQQQHAKQPPGPPSFLLLADVICRRRSVFDTEHLIRALHARHGPVVALRLPFQRRPSVFVADRRLAHRALVEGGAAFAHRPPLVEPNVLFTCGQRDISSSSYGPYWRLVRRNLASKILPPSRVELFAPTRRWALAVLIEKLKAQAAANDDGVVVVMESFKHAIFCLLVFMCFGVKLDDDTTIADIQAVQQFMLAAFTAFPVFAFFPTVTKLLFRKRWNACVATNQKQQEIFGALIRARQEQKLKQESDRIAVAYVDSLLELRLPEEQGRSLTDGEVVSLCSEFLSGGTDTTATALQWIMANLVRRPDIQTKLYEEIKTMVGTTERKEIDEKVLSSMPYLKTVILEGLRRHPPAHFVLPHTVTANMMLGEYCVPKGADVNFMVAEIGWEGKVWEDPMEFRPERFLEGGEGEAVDITGSREIKMMPFGAGRRMCPGYGLAMLHLEYFVSNLVWEFEWKAIEGI; this is translated from the exons ATGGATTCTTGGATCCTCTTCCTTTCCATACTCTTAGCCCTCACTCTCTCCATCCTCCTACTATTAACAAATCATCataaaaatcagaatcagaagcagcagcagccgcagcagcagcaactgCAAGATGAGAAtcagaatcagcaacagcagcagcagcagcagcagcatgcaaAGCAGCCCCCAGGTCCCCCCAGCTTTCTGCTGCTGGCCGACGTGATATGCCGCCGCCGATCCGTCTTCGACACAGAGCACCTCATCCGGGCCCTGCATGCGCGGCACGGCCCCGTCGTCGCGCTCCGCCTCCCCTTCCAGCGCCGCCCGTCGGTGTTCGTCGCCGACCGCCGCCTCGCCCACCGCGCCCTCGTCGAAGGCGGCGCCGCCTTCGCCCACCGCCCGCCGCTCGTCGAGCCGAACGTGCTCTTCACGTGCGGCCAGCGCGACATCAGCTCCTCGTCCTACGGCCCCTACTGGCGGCTCGTCCGCCGAAACCTCGCCTCCAAGATCCTCCCGCCGTCCCGCGTCGAACTCTTCGCCCCGACACGCAG GTGGGCCCTCGCGGTGCTCATCGAGAAGCTGAAAGCGCAAGCCGCGGCCAACGACGACGGCGTCGTAGTGGTGATGGAGAGCTTCAAGCATGCCATCTTCTGCCTGCTGGTGTTCATGTGCTTCGGCGTGAAGCTGGACGACGACACCACGATCGCAGACATCCAGGCCGTGCAGCAGTTCATGCTCGCAGCCTTCACTGCATTCCCGGTCTTCGCTTTCTTCCCGACGGTCACCAAGCTCTTGTTCCGCAAGAGGTGGAACGCGTGCGTTGCAACGAATCAGAAGCAGCAGGAGATCTTCGGGGCGCTGATCCGCGCCAGGCAGGAGCAGAAACTGAAGCAGGAGTCTGACAGGATAGCAGTCGCGTATGTCGACTCCCTGCTCGAGCTCCGTCTGCCGGAGGAGCAGGGCAGGAGTCTCACTGATGGGGAGGTCGTCAGCCTATGCTCGGAGTTTCTGAGCGGCGGGACCGACACGACAGCAACCGCGTTGCAGTGGATCATGGCAAACCTCGTTCGACGGCCGGACATACAG ACGAAGCTATATGAAGAGATCAAAACAATGGTAGGGACAACCGAGAGGAAAGAAATTGATGAAAAGGTCTTGTCATCTATGCCATACCTAAAAACAGTAATTCTAGAAGGATTGCGAAGACACCCGCCAGCGCACTTTGTGTTGCCACACACCGTCACAGCTAATATGATGCTCGGCGAGTATTGCGTTCCAAAGGGAGCTGATGTGAACTTTATGGTGGCGGAGATAGGGTGGGAGGGAAAGGTTTGGGAAGACCCTATGGAGTTTCGACCGGAGAGGTTCCTGGAGGGCGGGGAGGGAGAGGCGGTGGACATAACGGGGAGTAGAGAGATCAAGATGATGCCTTTCGGGGCAGGGAGAAGGATGTGCCCGGGGTATGGGCTGGCAATGCTACACCTTGAGTACTTTGTAAGCAATTTAGTATGGGAGTTCGAGTGGAAGGCCATAGAGGGNatttaa